Genomic DNA from Gemmatimonadota bacterium:
CTATCTCCCTTTGATAACGGGTATTTTTTTGAGCTAAAGAATAAAAAAATGAAAAGGGATCAATATTCTCATCACCATATAGAAGCACACGAGGTTTTCCCGACCCCCACATCATCTGATTCGCTTTTTCGATCAGATAGGTTTCGCCCCCTTCCGCAATTTTTTTTCCTAACTCTCGAAACCACGGCACCCAACTATATATCTCTTTCATTTAACAATCTCCATTTGTTTGATGGATTCAATGAATTTTGCAGACAGTGTCTGCGAAATCTGTACGTGTTAAGTATTTCAAAATATCTCGTTAGGCATCATTCCTTAGCCTCATCGCCAATCTTCTGCTCCAAGTTAAGAGTAGTCAAAGCGACCAGAAGATTTTCTGCATTGAATATCCACTGACTACCGTCCGCCAAACGTACTCGTGCGACATAGGTGACCGTCGTTAGAAAGCCCATATCATTAGCGTACGCCCGCCATTCTCCCTCTATAGTGGATTGACTCGGAGTGAAGTCTTTTACTTCTATATTGCCAAGATTTTTCATATTCTGCCCGAATACATCGTAAAGTAGCGTACGTAATTGAACGGCGACGATTGGGTGCTTGATATCTATTGAAGTCCGAGCCGAGAATCTGAAGCCGCGATCTTTATGGATGATCTTTGTCGTGTGAGATCGAATTTTGATGGGACACGTTGGATCGTTGAATAGGATGCTCTCGCGGGTCAGGGTTGATCCTTCGTTGAACCACTCCCCGAAGATCCTAAACGCAAGAGGGCCATCCGGCTGTCGTTCAATGTTGTAGTCGGCCGCACCCACCCATACGGGCATTAGGTAAAGTATAGCTGCTATTGTCCTGAGTTTAATCATGTATGAAACCCTCCTGAGTTTGTTTGCCGGATTGCAGTAGACTGGATCGCGGCTCAACACCATGCCGCGATGACGGCTCTATTGATCGGGTTGATTGACGCCTGAGGTTAATTCATTATTCATCCAGACCTGCCCCGCTTCTGTAAGAACGCGGACAACCTCGCGGAGTTTATTCTTATTTTTAATCCTCGAACGCAGCGCAGTCATAAGCGGCGTATGTCCCGCGCGGTCTCGCAAATCGACCTCCGCACCGTGTTCGAGAAGCAGGGAAACAATCTCCACAAATCCCGCCCTCGCCGCGCAGTGCAACGCAGTCTGGCCCTTGTAATTGCGCGCATTTACATCGGCGCCGCGCGCGACCAGATCCCGGATGCGATCAACACGCCCACCGCGATCACCTCGAGACTGAAAAACAATCGGCGGCCAACCATCCTCTGCGCGATTCGGATCGCAATCCACCCCGCGGCTCGAAAGCAGCGCAATCATATCGGGATTGGTAAGACCGGAACGGGGCAGTTCAGCGGTCGTCGGATCGAGACCCGCGTCGAGCAGCACCTTCAAAATATCCGCCCGGTCGCGCCAGATACAGAACCGCACCAGCCGGTCGCCACAGAGCCGCGGATCTGCACCCCGCTCGAGCAACGAACAAACAATATCCAGATAACCAGCGCTAACCGCGTAGTGCAACACCGTAGCGCGAACATTCGTATCGTGCTGTACCCTCTCCGCAGTGGCGAGACCCGGATCGCGGCGCAAACACGCGGCAACCGCATCCCTATCGCCCAAATAGGCAAACGTATAAATATCAGCAGTGGCACCCCGCGCCCACAACACATCGGCAACTGCATCGTGCTTCTTAAATCGCGCCGCGCAATAAGGCGAAATATCCACCAGCAACGGCGTAAAATGGCAGCCCCACGCATGGACATCCGCACCCTGGTCGAGCAACCATTCGACCATCGCCAGCCGCCCCCGATACGCCGCTTCCCAGAGCATCGTCCGTCCGTGCGACCCAACGCGCAACAACCAGTCTGGCCGCTCCGCCAGCACCGTCCGCACAGTCTCCAAATCGCCGCGACCAGCAGCCGCAACACCAATCTTTAAAAAATCGCTGGTTTTACCCGTAAGTAATGACATAGATTTTTCTTTAAACTCTAAAAACTTCACATAAAAGATCCGAGATACACCCGGTCATGTGGTTTCCTCATTGGGAGACTCTACTTCTTCTGCTACCTCTAAGATGGCATCCAGCACTGTGGATATCTCGGGATCGATCTGGTCTTTTGGTACATATCGGGAAAGGGTGTGGTAATTCGTCTTTTGCATGAGATTAGGCATGCTGAGTTTTTGGAAGAAACTTTCAAATAGAGGATCGAGAAAATCATCACTGACC
This window encodes:
- a CDS encoding ankyrin repeat domain-containing protein → MSLLTGKTSDFLKIGVAAAGRGDLETVRTVLAERPDWLLRVGSHGRTMLWEAAYRGRLAMVEWLLDQGADVHAWGCHFTPLLVDISPYCAARFKKHDAVADVLWARGATADIYTFAYLGDRDAVAACLRRDPGLATAERVQHDTNVRATVLHYAVSAGYLDIVCSLLERGADPRLCGDRLVRFCIWRDRADILKVLLDAGLDPTTAELPRSGLTNPDMIALLSSRGVDCDPNRAEDGWPPIVFQSRGDRGGRVDRIRDLVARGADVNARNYKGQTALHCAARAGFVEIVSLLLEHGAEVDLRDRAGHTPLMTALRSRIKNKNKLREVVRVLTEAGQVWMNNELTSGVNQPDQ